In Desulfurococcaceae archaeon, one genomic interval encodes:
- a CDS encoding ABC transporter ATP-binding protein, translating to MSEAFSLGENEVLRVVDLEVRFYTYAGVVHAVSGVSFYVKEGEAVALVGETGCGKTVTTRAITRLIESPGRIERGMVLFRRRNKKVVDLLKISDEELREIRGNEIAYVFQDPTSALDPLYTIGFHIHETVTAHKSKISRKETLKYAVELLRKVLIPSPEVRVKNYPHEMSGGMRQRSVIAISLSNMPKLLIADEPTTNLDVTIQAQILDLVRRLQGEFKMGIILITHNLGIVAETANRVYVMYAGKVVEEGLVDQVFYNPQHPYTRLLLRSVPNPLRRIEKLESIPGVVPSLINPPKGCRFHPRCPFATGKCIVEDPPGFDIEKDHKTFCWLLEKR from the coding sequence GTGTCCGAGGCGTTTAGCCTAGGCGAAAACGAGGTCTTAAGAGTGGTAGACCTGGAGGTGAGGTTTTACACCTATGCCGGAGTAGTACACGCCGTCTCCGGCGTATCTTTTTACGTCAAGGAAGGTGAAGCGGTTGCCCTAGTAGGGGAGACAGGCTGCGGTAAAACAGTTACCACCAGGGCTATTACGAGGCTCATAGAGTCCCCCGGTAGAATAGAGCGTGGCATGGTTTTATTTAGGCGTAGGAATAAAAAAGTCGTAGACCTCCTCAAGATCAGCGATGAGGAGCTGAGGGAAATTAGGGGTAATGAAATAGCGTACGTGTTCCAAGACCCCACCTCGGCATTAGACCCTCTCTACACCATTGGCTTTCACATACACGAAACGGTTACCGCGCACAAGTCCAAGATCAGTAGAAAGGAGACCTTGAAGTACGCTGTAGAATTACTGAGGAAAGTACTAATACCGAGCCCGGAGGTCAGGGTCAAGAACTACCCCCACGAAATGTCTGGGGGTATGAGGCAGAGAAGCGTAATTGCAATAAGCCTGTCGAACATGCCCAAGCTACTAATAGCGGACGAGCCAACGACAAATCTCGACGTAACTATCCAGGCACAAATCCTAGACTTGGTGAGAAGGCTTCAAGGGGAGTTTAAGATGGGCATAATACTGATTACCCATAACCTAGGCATAGTGGCCGAGACCGCTAACAGGGTGTACGTCATGTACGCTGGTAAAGTGGTGGAAGAAGGGCTTGTAGACCAGGTTTTCTACAACCCGCAACACCCATATACAAGATTACTTCTACGTTCTGTTCCAAACCCGCTAAGGAGGATCGAGAAACTCGAATCCATTCCAGGAGTAGTACCGTCGCTCATAAATCCCCCGAAGGGGTGTAGGTTCCACCCGCGCTGTCCATTTGCCACCGGAAAGTGTATAGTCGAGGACCCACCAGGATTCGATATAGAGAAGGATCACAAGACTTTTTGCTGGCTCTTGGAGAAGAGGTAG
- a CDS encoding cation diffusion facilitator family transporter produces MHTTEWSSKKRAAYAEGVVSTVVNTIFFFVKYYLGTLYNSIAVTADAFHTLSDSLTSMVLIIGYRIADKPPDGEHPFGHGRAELISGVIIGVLLGVVAYNFMTASYEKLVSGIPLEYSDLLVIALVAFTLAKAGLTMWAYRLGTSRESRPIVADAWHHASDSAATGLLALSIYLGKNYWWLDGVLGIAISVLIFVTAGKVIYDASSELLGKAPSRVELDKLAEVIRKAHPLAERVHHVHFHRYGNHVEVTLHMNLPGNMTLKEAHDIATSVEKAIKKKLGYEATVHVEPGEHVD; encoded by the coding sequence TTGCATACCACAGAGTGGAGTTCTAAGAAGAGGGCTGCATATGCCGAGGGCGTAGTATCGACAGTAGTAAACACCATCTTCTTCTTCGTGAAATACTACTTAGGTACATTGTACAACTCCATAGCAGTTACGGCAGACGCTTTCCACACGCTCTCGGACTCTCTTACCTCCATGGTGCTAATCATTGGCTATAGAATAGCCGATAAGCCGCCGGACGGGGAGCACCCATTTGGACATGGGCGTGCAGAGCTCATAAGCGGAGTAATCATAGGCGTACTACTCGGCGTAGTGGCGTACAATTTCATGACGGCGAGCTATGAAAAACTAGTGTCGGGTATCCCTCTCGAGTACTCAGACTTGCTTGTAATAGCACTCGTAGCCTTCACACTCGCCAAAGCCGGCCTGACAATGTGGGCATATAGGCTCGGTACTAGCCGCGAAAGCCGCCCCATCGTAGCCGATGCGTGGCACCACGCAAGCGACTCCGCCGCCACGGGTCTACTAGCGCTATCGATATACCTTGGTAAAAACTATTGGTGGCTTGACGGGGTCCTTGGCATCGCTATATCGGTATTAATCTTCGTGACAGCTGGTAAGGTAATTTATGATGCTTCAAGCGAGCTGTTAGGTAAAGCTCCGAGCAGAGTAGAGCTGGACAAACTTGCAGAAGTTATCCGTAAAGCGCATCCTCTTGCTGAGAGGGTTCACCACGTCCACTTCCACAGGTATGGAAATCACGTAGAGGTCACATTACACATGAACTTACCAGGTAACATGACGCTAAAAGAGGCACATGACATAGCCACATCGGTTGAAAAAGCTATTAAAAAGAAACTGGGCTACGAGGCAACGGTGCACGTAGAGCCGGGCGAACACGTGGATTAG
- a CDS encoding ABC transporter permease: MGLGRFIARRIVTFIPTLIGVLLLTYMIAYAIPTDPVRAWVGEKLLNPETLERVREKYKFNAPWYEQFTFFVQQLLTGQLEDPVRHRNVFTEIYSRFTVTVEIAVIGFLFLVAIGLPLGVLAAVKKDSPIDFAVRVMALVGSSLPAFVLYYFLILLLFVYFRTTYLAGIPNVSLACREFISGIPNSVPVLGNVVSAIGSVPMFGAMMCNEWWVVGETFKRFYLPGLALGLLNGGFIARITRNSLLDALSSEYILFAKARGLRKLTVWKHALKNAMVPVVTVLGLNFGGLLSGAIIAETVFNIPGIGRYMYESITRLNFPVIIACTFLIALIYVTVNLIVDILYAVIDPRIRY; this comes from the coding sequence GTGGGGTTGGGGAGGTTCATTGCAAGGAGAATAGTCACGTTTATACCAACCCTGATAGGGGTCCTGCTTCTCACTTACATGATCGCATATGCCATTCCAACCGACCCCGTCAGGGCGTGGGTTGGGGAGAAACTACTAAATCCCGAAACCCTCGAACGCGTGAGGGAGAAGTATAAGTTTAACGCGCCGTGGTACGAGCAGTTTACCTTCTTCGTGCAACAACTACTTACAGGGCAGCTGGAAGACCCCGTAAGGCACAGAAACGTGTTTACAGAAATATATTCGAGGTTCACGGTTACTGTTGAAATAGCGGTGATCGGGTTCTTATTCCTGGTGGCGATAGGGCTTCCACTGGGTGTACTGGCGGCCGTTAAAAAGGACTCACCAATAGACTTCGCCGTGAGAGTAATGGCGCTCGTAGGTAGCTCGCTCCCCGCATTCGTACTCTACTACTTCTTGATACTATTACTATTCGTTTACTTCAGGACGACGTACCTTGCAGGTATACCGAACGTTTCCCTCGCCTGCAGGGAATTCATATCAGGGATACCGAACAGTGTGCCCGTGCTCGGAAACGTAGTATCGGCCATAGGGTCCGTACCAATGTTCGGGGCCATGATGTGCAACGAGTGGTGGGTTGTCGGAGAAACATTCAAGCGCTTCTACCTGCCGGGCCTAGCACTAGGCCTTTTAAATGGAGGCTTCATCGCGAGAATTACGAGAAACAGCCTCCTCGACGCCCTTAGCTCCGAGTACATACTATTCGCAAAGGCCCGGGGACTGCGCAAACTCACAGTCTGGAAGCACGCTCTTAAAAACGCCATGGTACCCGTCGTAACGGTGCTCGGGCTAAACTTCGGCGGCCTCCTGTCCGGCGCGATCATAGCCGAGACGGTCTTCAACATTCCGGGTATAGGCAGGTACATGTACGAGTCCATTACGAGGCTAAACTTCCCCGTGATCATAGCGTGCACGTTCCTGATAGCGTTGATTTACGTTACGGTAAACTTAATCGTAGACATCCTGTACGCCGTGATAGACCCGAGAATCAGGTATTAG
- a CDS encoding MBL fold metallo-hydrolase, whose product MVTGRRVLKGIHLVRGRVSNIYIVEYGGGLIVVDAGMNGDSDVLVEYIKDMNRSLNDVEYIIVTHAHRDHVGGLYPLKGKTKALVVAHRAEVPAIEGATGIKADLVVEEGALIGPLRVVHTPGHTPGSICLYDAETKSLFVGDLVYEERGELNEIPHQYSHDPYKNRIAIASLLDLAFENVMPSHGEPVLGVGKEALRRLVKKLLLEVA is encoded by the coding sequence ATGGTTACCGGTAGGCGTGTTTTAAAAGGCATTCACCTAGTCCGCGGAAGGGTATCCAACATTTACATTGTTGAGTATGGAGGTGGCCTCATAGTAGTCGATGCCGGGATGAATGGCGACTCCGATGTTTTAGTGGAGTACATCAAGGACATGAACAGGAGCCTTAACGACGTGGAGTACATAATCGTAACTCACGCTCACAGAGATCACGTGGGCGGGCTTTACCCGTTAAAGGGCAAGACAAAGGCGCTGGTAGTAGCACATAGAGCTGAAGTACCGGCGATTGAAGGTGCCACCGGCATCAAGGCCGATTTAGTGGTGGAGGAGGGGGCCCTTATAGGCCCTCTCAGGGTTGTGCATACTCCCGGTCACACACCAGGCAGTATCTGTCTTTACGATGCCGAAACAAAGTCTTTGTTTGTCGGTGACCTAGTGTACGAGGAGCGCGGCGAGCTTAACGAAATACCACACCAGTATTCTCATGATCCCTACAAGAACAGAATCGCAATAGCGTCTCTATTAGATCTAGCTTTTGAAAACGTTATGCCGAGTCACGGAGAGCCGGTACTCGGCGTTGGCAAGGAAGCGCTGAGAAGGCTTGTAAAGAAACTGCTACTTGAAGTAGCTTAA
- a CDS encoding ABC transporter permease, with amino-acid sequence MLVYRIFKSLIWLYAGLRERVSPGWMQKNSSRIREWELMAYAYSKSPVGVLGGTMVFVVFILAAIGPFISWEPYWEYKIIYDESLRYQPPCLPPWCTDRPIFGTDEWGRDVAAMSLYGFRISFVISIVVVLLGAPLGIVLGLIAGYKGGIVDEIVMRVTDIFLAFPGLVLAIAFASVLPHRIRGFLEENVVARTVLSALFGLREKEYGQLAALISIWFAMVIVWWPGYARIIRGSVLSVREMPFIEAAKLSGLSTWSILFKHILPNVLSPVIVMMTFDIATATLFAAALSFLGLGPQEPVPELGFLISKAGQFFPERSTHVVVYLGLILLTMALGWNLLGDALRDILDPRTRRAIEYREEKEKKG; translated from the coding sequence ATGCTTGTGTACAGGATCTTTAAGAGCCTTATATGGCTGTACGCGGGGCTCAGAGAGAGGGTATCACCAGGCTGGATGCAGAAGAACTCATCTAGAATAAGGGAATGGGAGCTAATGGCCTATGCCTACAGCAAATCCCCGGTTGGCGTGCTTGGAGGTACAATGGTATTCGTAGTATTCATACTAGCCGCTATAGGCCCGTTTATATCGTGGGAGCCTTACTGGGAGTACAAGATAATATATGACGAGTCTCTACGATATCAGCCTCCATGCTTGCCACCGTGGTGCACAGATAGACCAATCTTCGGCACAGACGAGTGGGGTAGAGACGTGGCAGCGATGTCGCTCTACGGGTTCAGGATCTCGTTCGTAATATCAATAGTAGTGGTGTTGCTCGGGGCCCCGCTAGGCATAGTTCTTGGGCTCATAGCCGGCTACAAAGGCGGCATAGTAGACGAAATCGTCATGAGAGTAACGGATATATTTCTCGCGTTCCCAGGACTGGTACTGGCCATAGCGTTCGCGTCCGTGCTTCCACATAGAATTAGGGGCTTCTTAGAGGAGAATGTCGTGGCGAGAACGGTGTTATCGGCCCTCTTCGGCCTTAGGGAAAAGGAGTACGGACAGCTGGCCGCGCTGATCTCCATCTGGTTCGCCATGGTCATAGTATGGTGGCCGGGCTACGCGCGAATAATACGTGGTAGCGTCTTATCAGTTAGAGAAATGCCGTTCATAGAGGCGGCGAAGCTATCGGGGCTATCCACGTGGAGCATACTCTTCAAGCACATCCTGCCAAACGTGCTGTCTCCCGTAATAGTCATGATGACGTTTGATATTGCCACGGCAACGCTATTTGCAGCCGCCTTATCGTTCCTCGGGCTTGGACCGCAAGAACCGGTCCCGGAGCTGGGGTTCTTGATCTCCAAGGCAGGTCAGTTCTTCCCGGAAAGAAGTACGCACGTCGTAGTGTACTTAGGCCTAATACTTCTAACAATGGCGCTTGGCTGGAACCTGCTAGGAGATGCCCTGAGAGACATCTTGGACCCCCGAACCAGGAGGGCTATAGAGTACCGCGAGGAGAAGGAGAAGAAGGGGTGA
- a CDS encoding ABC transporter substrate-binding protein translates to MHTTALIIIANEELTRIQLYKAGVADIAAITPARWKDLNGTPVNGFHLVLEPDPAKPRLTIQHIIINTMREPFNIPEVRQALAWAVPYDTILSQIFGGLYTRLYTIVPKGMLGWTDYNIVKYEYDRAKAMEIINALKGKGFDPSKYTITVIYNLGNTARAQIAALLQNEWTRLGFKVYVEVYSWPEYLDKVDHFNFDVALLGWIPDYLDPDNYLMPFVWGGAEFKDLKYWENVTPGDVGKYLSKVERVVDTPNYVVVIGPQGTGAAYTGPTNKPLLVVGYVLDEEKTAKNWENPVSMVTIGAPGWKDIPASALCKISQQILDPKIREAVINAAVIVFNNEAPMIMMGQAITGRNYGSWVLNMYYPLTKFARYDLVYEDPNAPVVDTGVLGIKNDPSTFVLAYFGWPDTFDPAKSYESFGWEIFDQIYSKPITYYYENTEPEPELAVAWAFSKDGMELYLVIRGNVVAYDPWNKRTYPIDATDVLFSLWRAVRLNLPGGPQWMINNFVDVNASQVLTEDEFSRILPQGLIAVYHGRSVEVKSIQELLSVFGYSGPTAGVVKLQMLFPYSPILHILTTAVASVIPMEYALAENYEAAIRESNYGKNPAAWAKYVIEGEEDATYRRLKDYPVSTGPYYVETYMEDAYIVLRINPYYWNATLWEQLYGYKP, encoded by the coding sequence GCAGGTGTAGCAGACATAGCAGCCATCACACCTGCTAGGTGGAAAGACCTTAATGGAACGCCCGTTAATGGGTTCCACTTAGTATTGGAACCAGACCCCGCGAAGCCCAGGCTAACCATACAGCATATTATCATAAACACGATGAGAGAGCCATTTAACATACCAGAGGTTAGGCAGGCACTTGCATGGGCCGTACCGTACGATACCATTCTTTCGCAGATATTTGGAGGACTATACACAAGGCTGTACACCATTGTACCCAAGGGGATGCTAGGATGGACTGATTATAACATTGTTAAGTACGAATATGACAGAGCAAAAGCCATGGAAATAATTAACGCGCTTAAAGGAAAGGGATTCGATCCCTCAAAATACACTATAACAGTAATTTACAATCTAGGTAACACGGCCAGAGCGCAGATCGCTGCGTTATTGCAGAACGAGTGGACGAGGCTTGGCTTTAAAGTCTACGTAGAGGTTTACAGCTGGCCAGAGTACTTGGATAAAGTAGACCACTTCAACTTTGACGTAGCATTACTAGGCTGGATACCGGACTACCTAGACCCAGATAACTACCTCATGCCGTTCGTATGGGGCGGGGCCGAGTTCAAGGATTTGAAGTACTGGGAGAACGTTACGCCGGGAGACGTTGGTAAGTACCTATCCAAGGTTGAAAGGGTTGTTGATACGCCAAACTACGTTGTAGTAATTGGACCACAAGGTACCGGAGCCGCGTACACGGGACCGACAAACAAACCGCTACTCGTGGTGGGCTATGTATTAGATGAAGAGAAGACAGCGAAGAACTGGGAGAACCCCGTATCAATGGTCACTATCGGCGCACCGGGCTGGAAAGACATACCTGCAAGTGCCCTGTGCAAGATATCCCAACAAATACTCGATCCGAAGATTAGAGAAGCTGTAATAAACGCGGCCGTCATAGTGTTCAACAACGAAGCACCGATGATAATGATGGGCCAGGCAATAACCGGGAGAAACTATGGTAGCTGGGTTCTAAACATGTACTACCCATTAACGAAGTTTGCAAGATACGATCTCGTCTACGAAGATCCCAACGCACCCGTAGTTGACACCGGTGTACTAGGCATAAAGAACGACCCCTCAACCTTCGTCCTGGCGTACTTCGGCTGGCCCGATACCTTCGACCCAGCTAAGAGCTACGAGAGCTTCGGCTGGGAGATCTTCGACCAGATCTACTCGAAACCTATAACGTACTACTATGAAAACACGGAGCCCGAACCTGAACTGGCAGTAGCGTGGGCTTTCAGCAAGGATGGCATGGAGCTCTACCTCGTAATTAGGGGTAACGTCGTAGCGTACGATCCATGGAACAAGAGAACCTACCCGATCGACGCCACTGACGTGCTATTCAGCTTGTGGAGAGCCGTGAGACTAAACCTGCCCGGAGGACCTCAATGGATGATTAACAATTTCGTTGACGTTAACGCATCGCAGGTACTAACCGAAGACGAGTTCTCGCGGATACTTCCACAGGGATTAATTGCAGTATACCACGGTAGAAGCGTCGAAGTTAAAAGCATACAAGAACTACTCTCCGTGTTCGGTTACAGCGGCCCCACAGCTGGTGTTGTTAAACTACAAATGTTATTCCCATACTCACCTATACTACACATATTAACAACAGCTGTGGCAAGCGTCATTCCAATGGAGTACGCGCTTGCTGAAAACTATGAGGCAGCTATAAGGGAATCCAACTACGGCAAGAATCCGGCCGCATGGGCTAAATACGTTATCGAAGGCGAAGAGGACGCAACATATAGGAGGCTAAAAGACTACCCAGTGTCAACCGGTCCGTACTACGTTGAAACGTACATGGAAGACGCGTACATAGTCCTGCGAATTAACCCGTACTACTGGAACGCGACACTCTGGGAGCAACTATACGGGTATAAGCCTTAG
- a CDS encoding biotin transporter BioY yields MQRKKQLVVPVITARSRGRLRATLRELVYAATSVLALSLSARIKVIAPFTPVPFTLQTMALHYLLFMHGARAWRYIATYILLGLAGLPVFAYGGGLAYVLSPTFGYIAGFVVGTLIAGKLLPEGTLSARRGLLAGSAQLMTIYALGASWLATWYVLVRGISPLQAFLTAVVTGIMPFVLWDAVKLCLAIPLSRLTVAAYYALLRRLRSSSLLRQH; encoded by the coding sequence GTGCAGAGAAAAAAGCAACTGGTAGTTCCCGTAATTACTGCGAGGAGCCGCGGTCGCCTGAGAGCTACCCTGAGAGAATTGGTGTACGCCGCTACAAGCGTGCTAGCGCTCTCCTTAAGTGCCCGGATCAAGGTAATAGCCCCATTCACTCCTGTGCCCTTCACTCTCCAGACAATGGCCCTCCACTACCTGTTGTTTATGCACGGTGCACGGGCGTGGAGGTACATAGCTACATATATCTTGCTGGGTTTAGCAGGGCTACCCGTTTTCGCATATGGCGGAGGCTTAGCATATGTGCTGTCACCGACATTTGGGTACATCGCCGGCTTCGTGGTGGGAACATTAATAGCTGGTAAACTACTACCGGAAGGGACACTATCGGCCAGGCGAGGGCTACTCGCAGGCTCAGCTCAATTAATGACCATATATGCCTTAGGCGCTTCATGGCTTGCAACGTGGTATGTGCTCGTAAGGGGTATTAGCCCCTTACAGGCGTTCTTAACAGCCGTAGTGACTGGAATAATGCCCTTTGTATTGTGGGATGCCGTGAAGCTGTGCCTAGCTATACCGCTCTCGCGGTTAACAGTAGCAGCCTACTATGCGCTCTTAAGGAGGCTTCGAAGTAGCTCGTTGTTAAGACAACACTAG
- a CDS encoding ABC transporter ATP-binding protein — MSSPDTLIQTIDLKKYFGVRGSFRKKVKAVDGVSLNIKRGETLGVVGESGCGKSTLGKTILRLLDPTSGKVIFESRDVTKVKGGALREYWRNAQMVFQDPHTSLDPRMTIASTLLEPIRQFKIDVGDEEEFLVKQMEVVGLGREHLYRYPHELSGGQKQRVAILRAIITRPKFIVLDEPTSSLDVSVQAQILELLKDLQKKFNLTYLFISHDIAVVKYMSNRMAVMYLGKVVELGPADTVFESPQHPYTQFLLAAVPVPDPNITRSRKKMLIQGEPPSPINPPPGCRFHPRCPHAMDICKRSEPPLAMIGNSHCVYCWLYAKK; from the coding sequence GTGAGCTCGCCGGATACATTAATTCAAACCATTGACTTGAAGAAGTACTTCGGCGTCAGGGGATCTTTTAGGAAAAAGGTTAAGGCCGTTGACGGCGTGTCCCTCAACATTAAGAGAGGTGAAACGCTAGGAGTCGTCGGCGAGAGCGGTTGCGGTAAGTCCACCTTAGGCAAGACGATCCTTAGGTTACTAGACCCCACTTCCGGTAAGGTGATCTTCGAGAGTAGGGACGTCACGAAGGTCAAGGGTGGGGCTCTTCGAGAATACTGGAGAAATGCGCAAATGGTCTTCCAGGATCCCCACACGAGCTTAGATCCGAGGATGACTATTGCTAGCACGCTGCTAGAGCCGATCAGGCAGTTTAAAATTGACGTGGGGGATGAAGAAGAGTTCCTCGTTAAGCAGATGGAAGTGGTGGGTCTTGGAAGAGAACACCTATACCGGTATCCCCACGAATTGTCAGGTGGGCAGAAACAACGAGTCGCGATCTTGAGGGCCATCATCACTAGGCCCAAGTTCATCGTCTTGGACGAGCCAACATCGTCTCTAGACGTGTCCGTGCAGGCGCAGATCTTAGAGCTGTTGAAAGACCTGCAGAAGAAGTTTAACTTAACGTACTTGTTCATATCGCACGACATAGCCGTAGTAAAATACATGAGCAATAGAATGGCTGTAATGTATCTTGGTAAAGTAGTGGAGCTGGGGCCTGCAGACACCGTTTTCGAAAGCCCGCAACACCCGTACACGCAGTTCCTACTAGCAGCCGTCCCGGTACCGGACCCCAACATTACTAGAAGCAGGAAGAAAATGCTAATACAAGGAGAACCACCGTCACCAATTAATCCGCCACCTGGTTGTAGATTTCACCCGAGATGCCCACATGCAATGGACATATGTAAGAGATCTGAGCCACCATTGGCTATGATAGGAAATAGTCACTGCGTTTACTGCTGGCTTTACGCAAAGAAATGA
- a CDS encoding tautomerase family protein, whose amino-acid sequence MPIVVVYMWSGISEDAKKKIISGITEIFEKLGIPRNAVEVVVVEVPKENWGIGGEPASEKFRQVQPP is encoded by the coding sequence GTGCCCATAGTAGTGGTCTACATGTGGAGTGGTATTTCAGAAGACGCCAAGAAGAAGATCATCAGTGGAATCACGGAGATATTCGAAAAACTAGGCATACCGAGAAATGCCGTTGAAGTGGTGGTAGTCGAGGTGCCAAAGGAGAACTGGGGTATAGGTGGAGAGCCTGCAAGCGAGAAGTTTAGACAAGTACAGCCCCCCTGA
- a CDS encoding dipeptidase, translating into MSGETSLPPSIDLHEDISAYYLYHGGGLPLGDFGEDLPRREADLPKYRKGNVRVVFAAVFPGIESFSPEESRKLMELYGKWLPATKYRIPQGVVWEHFTVYYKMSEVYGVKIAESVEDIERCLAGEGLCFVLHLEGAEAVDDPYDLTLFKKLGLRSLGLTWNYMNKYATGCAVGKDVGLTTDGEELVKMANKLGIIIDLAHASKKTMIDVLNTTKKPVIISHANVRKIVNKPRNVDDEVLELLYRNRGVLGISAIGSLVSTKPRPTIDDLVEHFSYVGETFGTDILAIGTDFLGLLGLPAPEGFESIDKLPALYQKLSEKGFTERDLSKIAYENVVRVLKQNL; encoded by the coding sequence GTGAGTGGAGAAACCTCATTACCTCCTTCGATAGACCTCCACGAGGATATTTCCGCCTACTACCTCTACCACGGTGGTGGTCTGCCACTTGGTGATTTTGGCGAAGACCTACCTCGACGAGAGGCAGACTTACCAAAGTACCGCAAAGGCAACGTGCGTGTGGTATTCGCCGCGGTTTTTCCAGGCATTGAGAGTTTTAGCCCGGAAGAATCCAGAAAACTCATGGAGCTGTACGGTAAGTGGCTACCGGCAACGAAGTACCGCATACCTCAAGGTGTTGTATGGGAGCACTTTACAGTGTACTATAAGATGAGCGAAGTTTATGGCGTTAAAATAGCTGAAAGCGTCGAGGACATTGAAAGATGTCTAGCTGGAGAGGGGTTGTGCTTTGTACTGCACCTCGAAGGCGCGGAAGCCGTAGACGACCCCTACGACCTGACACTATTTAAGAAACTCGGATTGAGAAGCCTTGGGTTAACATGGAACTACATGAACAAATACGCCACTGGCTGTGCCGTTGGTAAAGACGTAGGGTTGACCACCGATGGCGAAGAGCTCGTAAAGATGGCAAACAAGTTGGGAATCATCATAGACCTCGCGCATGCGAGCAAGAAAACGATGATTGACGTACTGAACACGACGAAGAAGCCCGTTATAATAAGCCACGCGAACGTCCGCAAAATAGTTAACAAGCCCCGTAACGTCGACGACGAGGTTTTAGAGCTATTGTACAGGAATAGGGGGGTACTGGGGATCTCCGCAATAGGTAGCCTGGTATCCACTAAGCCCAGGCCAACGATAGATGACCTCGTAGAGCACTTCTCGTATGTCGGAGAGACATTCGGCACCGACATACTGGCGATCGGGACAGACTTTCTCGGGCTACTGGGTTTGCCGGCACCGGAGGGCTTTGAAAGCATAGATAAGCTACCGGCACTCTACCAAAAGCTCTCGGAGAAGGGCTTCACGGAGAGGGACCTATCCAAAATAGCATACGAAAATGTAGTAAGGGTCTTGAAGCAAAACCTGTAA